A window from Drosophila kikkawai strain 14028-0561.14 chromosome 2L, DkikHiC1v2, whole genome shotgun sequence encodes these proteins:
- the MESR3 gene encoding uncharacterized protein MESR3 — MMSHQLQQTRRRLGSVSDSAPPSESSEGTGSSSEPRDELILHPDWSAHSQSSAQRSSVHGTTFSYNASDIDADTISTDTTSNTNLSDYERGQVESFFGGLGTEIYVSGALANLYEGTGKDGDWRLVFTGIPVILHDKGNCRARAIPRVTLVLAERGSCFSLWSDRIDNLSNYRIAGPSFHTMCLSSNHQQMIGFSFDSTDAARELWQHVERLVSDPENIALTVPGTRKQKKQKRVKPAPLPPKSQISHPCQFHHVTSVVKEDSERYYSMQAFGPPNPQQHR; from the coding sequence ATGTCGCATCAACTGCAGCAGACACGTCGCCGCTTGGGCTCCGTCAGCGATTCGGCGCCACCATCGGAGTCCAGTGAGGGCACCGGCTCCTCTTCGGAGCCGCGGGACGAGTTGATTCTGCACCCCGACTGGTCGGCTCACTCCCAGTCCTCGGCACAGCGGAGCAGCGTCCATGGGACCACATTCTCGTATAATGCCTCGGACATCGATGCGGACACCATTAGCACAGACACCACGAGCAACACCAATCTGTCGGACTACGAGCGGGGTCAGGTGGAGAGCTTTTTCGGCGGCCTGGGCACCGAGATATATGTGAGTGGCGCCCTGGCGAATCTCTACGAGGGCACTGGCAAGGATGGCGACTGGCGGCTGGTCTTTACCGGCATCCCAGTGATTCTACACGATAAGGGTAACTGCCGGGCCAGGGCCATACCCAGAGTAACCCTCGTGCTGGCCGAGAGGGGCTCCTGCTTCTCGCTCTGGTCGGATCGCATTGACAATCTCTCGAACTACCGGATTGCGGGTCCCTCTTTTCACACCATGTGCCTGTCGAGCAATCACCAGCAGATGATCGGCTTCAGCTTTGATTCCACGGATGCGGCCCGCGAACTCTGGCAGCATGTGGAGCGGCTGGTCAGTGATCCGGAGAATATAGCATTGACTGTGCCTGGAACCAGGAAGCAGAAGAAGCAGAAGCGCGTTAAGCCGGCTCCCCTGCCGCCCAAGTCGCAGATTTCGCATCCGTGCCAGTTCCACCACGTGACCAGTGTGGTCAAGGAGGACAGCGAGCGGTACTACAGCATGCAGGCCTTTGGGCCCCCGAATCCCCAGCAGCATCGTTGA